The Lonsdalea populi genome window below encodes:
- the rpoE gene encoding RNA polymerase sigma factor RpoE produces MSEQLTDQVLVERVQKGDRKSFNLLVVRYQHKVASLVSRYVPPGDVPDVAQESFIKAYRALESFRGDSAFYTWLYRIAVNTAKNYLVAQGRRPPPSDVDASDAENYENASALKEISNPENLMLSDELRRIVFRTIESLPEDLRLAITLRELDGLSYEEIAVIMGCPVGTVRSRIFRAREAIDNKVQPLIQR; encoded by the coding sequence ATGAGCGAGCAGTTGACAGATCAGGTTCTGGTTGAACGGGTCCAGAAAGGCGATCGGAAATCGTTCAATTTACTGGTCGTTCGTTATCAGCACAAAGTGGCGAGCCTGGTATCTCGTTACGTCCCTCCGGGCGACGTGCCGGATGTCGCTCAGGAATCATTTATCAAAGCCTATCGTGCGCTCGAGTCTTTTCGCGGCGATAGTGCATTTTATACGTGGTTATATCGCATTGCGGTGAACACGGCGAAAAATTATCTGGTTGCTCAGGGGCGGCGCCCTCCGCCAAGCGACGTTGACGCCAGCGACGCTGAGAATTATGAAAATGCCAGCGCGTTGAAAGAAATATCGAACCCTGAGAATTTAATGCTGTCTGATGAGTTGCGTCGGATAGTGTTTCGCACGATTGAGTCATTGCCGGAGGATTTACGACTGGCAATCACGCTGCGGGAACTGGATGGCCTGAGCTATGAAGAGATAGCCGTAATCATGGGGTGTCCGGTAGGCACCGTGCGTTCGCGTATCTTCCGTGCACGCGAAGCTATTGATAATAAAGTACAACCGCTTATTCAGCGTTAA